In Mauremys reevesii isolate NIE-2019 linkage group 14, ASM1616193v1, whole genome shotgun sequence, a single window of DNA contains:
- the SPAG7 gene encoding sperm-associated antigen 7, whose translation MAELDLLGSILSAMERPPGLGDQETRRRAREQAARLKKLQEQEKRQKVEFRKRMEKDVSDFIQDSAQTKKKFQPMNKLERSILHDVVEVAGLTSFSFGDDEESRYVMIFKKEFAPSDEELEAYRCGEEWDPQRAEEKRRLKELAQREAEQEALRGPAVVNPNTDYKDKYSHLIGKEAAKDAAHTMQANKAYGCVPVANKRDTRSIEEAMNEIRAKKRLRQSEDEGPGGAGTS comes from the exons ATGGCGGAGCTGGACTTGCTGGGCTCCATCCTCAGCGCCATGGAGCGGCCGCCCGGGCTGGGCGACCAGGAGACGCGGCGCCGCGCGCGAG AACAAGCCGCCCGGCTGAAGaagctgcaggagcaggagaAGCGGCAGAAGGTGGAGTTCAGAAAGAGG ATGGAGAAGGACGTGTCTGATTTCATCCAAGACAGCGCACAGACCAAAAAGAAATTCCAGCCCATGAACAAGCTAGAACGCAGCATCCT GCACGACGTGGTGGAAGTGGCCGGCCTGACGTCCTTCTCCTTCGGTGACGATGAGGAGAGTCGTTATGTCATGATCTTTAAGAAG gagttCGCCCCGTCGGACGAGGAGCTGGAGGCCTATCGCTGTGGGGAGGAATGGGACCCACAGCGGGCCGAGGAGAAACGCCGCctcaag gagctggCTCAGAGGGAGGCGGAGCAGGAGGCGCTGAGGGGCCCGGCCGTGGTGAACCCCAACACCGACTACAAGGACAAGTACAGTCACCTCATCGGCAAGGAGGCCGCCAAGGACGCCGCCCACACCATGCAGGCCAACAAGGCGTACGGCTGCG TTCCCGTGGCGAACAAGCGGGACACGCGCTCCATCGAGGAGGCCATGAACGAGATCCGGGCGAAGAAGCGGCTGCGGCAGAGCGAAGACgaggggccgggcggggccgggACCTCCTAG
- the ENO3 gene encoding beta-enolase, producing the protein MSIQKIYAREILDSRGNPTVEVDLHTAKGRFRAAVPSGASTGIYEALELRDGDKSRYLGKGVLKAVEHINKIIAPALLEKKLSVVEQEKIDKLMIDLDGTENKSKFGANAILGVSLAVCKAGAAEKGVPLYRHIADLAGNAELILPVPAFNVINGGSHAGNKLAMQEFMILPVGAATFKEAMRIGAEVYHNLKGVIKAKYGKDATNVGDEGGFAPNILENNEALELLKSAIEKAGYPDKVVIGMDVAASEFFRSGKYDLDFKSPDDPARHISGEKLGELYQSFIKNYPVVSIEDPFDQDDWETWRKFLTQVPIQIVGDDLTVTNPKRIQRAVELRACNCLLLKVNQIGSVTESIQACKLAQSNGWGVMVSHRSGETEDTFIADLVVGLCTGQIKTGAPCRSERLAKYNQLMRIEEALGDKAHFAGRKFRNPLAK; encoded by the exons ATGTCCATCCAGAAGATCTACGCCCGCGAGATCCTGGACTCCCGTGGGAACCCCACGGTCGAGGTGGATCTGCACACGGCTAAGG gtCGTTTCCGGGCCGCCGTCCCCAGTGGTGCCTCCACCGGTATATACGAGGCTCTGGAGCTGCGGGACGGGGACAAGTCccgatacctgggcaaag gggtGCTGAAGGCCGTTGAGCACATCAACAAAATCATTGCGCCGGCCCTGCTGGAGAAG aaacTCAGTGTGGTGGAGCAGGAGAAAATCGACAAACTCATGATCGATCTGGACGGGACAGAGAACAAAT CCAAGTTTGGGGCCAACGCCATCTTGGGGGTGTCTCTGGCGGTGTGCAAGGCCGGGGCCGCGGAAAAGGGGGTGCCCCTCTACCGCCACATCGCCGACCTGGCTGGCAACGCAGAGCTCATCCTGCCCGTTCCG gcGTTCAACGTGATCAACGGGGGCTCGCACGCGGGGAACAAGCTGGCCATGCAGGAGTTCATGATCCTGCCGGTGGGGGCGGCCACGTTCAAGGAGGCCATGCGCATCGGGGCCGAGGTCTACCACAACCTGAAGGGCGTCATCAAGGCCAAGTACGGCAAGGACGCCACCAACGTGGGGGACGAGGGCGGCTTCGCCCCCAACATCCTGGAGAACAACGAAG CGCTGGAGCTGCTGAAGTCGGCCATCGAGAAGGCCGGGTACCCCGACAAGGTGGTGATCGGGATGGACGTCGCCGCCTCCGAGTTCTTCCGCAGCGGGAAATACGACCTGGACTTCAAATCCCCCGACGACCCCGCGCGCCACATCAGCGGGGAGAAGCTGGGCGAGCTGTACCAGAGCTTCATCAAGAACTACCCTG TGGTGTCCATCGAGGACCCCTTCGACCAGGACGACTGGGAGACCTGGCGGAAGTTCCTGACCCAGGTGCCCATCCAGATCGTGGGGGACGATCTGACGGTGACGAACCCCAAGCGCATCCAGAGGGCCGTGGAGCTGAGAGCCTGCAACTGCCTCCTGCTCAAAGTCAACCAGATCGGCTCCGTCACCGAGTCCATCCAGGC GTGCAAGCTGGCGCAGAGCAATGGCTGGGGGGTGATGGTCAGTCACCGCTCCGGGGAGACCGAGGACACCTTCATCGCCGACCTGGTGGTGGGGCTCTGCACAGGGCAG atCAAGACCGGGGCCCCCTGCCGATCCGAGCGCCTGGCTAAATACAATCAGCTGATGAG GATCGAGGAGGCCCTGGGCGACAAAGCTCACTTCGCCGGGCGCAAGTTCAGGAACCCCCTGGCCAAGTGA
- the PFN1 gene encoding profilin-1 yields the protein MSGWNSYIDNLMADGTCQDAAIVGYKDAPSVWAATPGKILASITPAEVNVLMSKDRSGLFVNGVTLGGQKCSVIRDSLHVDGENTMDLRTKSTGGAPTFNITACMTNKTIVLVMGKEGIHGGCVNKKCFEMASHLRRSQY from the exons atgagcggCTGGAACTCCTACATCGACAACCTCATGGCGGACGGCACCTGCCAGGACGCGGCCATCGTGGGCTACAAGGACGCCCCGTCCGTCTGGGCCGCCACCCCGGGCAAGATCCTGGCCAGCATCACG ccggCGGAGGTAAACGTGCTGATGTCCAAGGACCGTAGCGGCCTGTTCGTCAACGGGGTGACGCTGGGGGGCCAGAAGTGCTCGGTGATCCGGGACAGCCTGCACGTGGACGGGGAGAATACCATGGACTTGCGCACCAAGAGCACGGGCGGGGCCCCCACCTTCAACATTACAGCCTGCATGACCAACAAGA CGATAGTGCTGGTCATGGGCAAAGAGGGCATTCACGGGGGCTGCGTGAACAAGAAATGCTTCGAGATGGCCAGTCACTTGCGACGTTCGCAGTATTGA